The Verrucomicrobiota bacterium sequence GACGACCGCAACGGCCTCATCGACGATGTGCATGGCCTCAACGCCGCGGGCGATAACGGTGATCCGATGGACACCAACGGACACGGCACCCACGTCGCCGGCATCATCGGGGCCGTCGGAAACAATGGCAAAGGTGGCTCGGGTGTGGCGTGGAAAGTTCAACTGATGGCATGTCGGTTCCTGGTCGAGGATGGGGAAGGCAACATTTCCGACGCGATTCGTTGTCTCGATTACGCGCGATCGAAGGGGGCGCAGGTCATCAACTGCAGTTGGGGAACCACCGCCAATTCCGCTGCTCTGAGCGCCGCCGTGGATCGGCTGCGGACCGCAGGCATCATCGTTGTGGTTTCCGCGGGCAATGAGGAGGCGGACAACGACCAAGTCGGCGAGTATCCCGCCAATTTCCCGCATGACAATTTGGTGGTAGTCGCTGCTACGACGGCTTCGGACCGTCTCGCCTCATTCTCCAATTTCGGCGCGTCCCGCGTCGATCTCGGAGCCCCCGGGATGGCCATTCATTCCACTTGGAACAGCAGCGACACGGCGTACACGGTCCTCAGTGGCACCTCCATGTCGGCGCCGATGGTCAGCGGAGCGCTGGCTTTGCTCCGGGCACGATTTCCCTCGGAATCGCCGCCCCAGCTCATCGACCGCCTGATCTCGACCTCGGATTCGTTGCCGGACTTGGCTGGGAAATCAGTCAGCGGCGGGCGCCTGAACCTCCGACGCGCACTGGAGGAAACTCTGTTCGCCGACTTCTCGGTATCGACCTTGCTCGGAAGTCCTCCGCTCATGGTTTCTTTCACGAACACCTCTCGAGGCGAAGCCACCGCCATCCGGTGGGATTTCGGAGACGGTGCTTCATCCACCGACACTCAGCCCAGCCACACCTTTGAGTTCGAGGGGAATTTCACCGTCACGCTTAAGGTCACAGGGACGAACGGTGTGCAAAGCGTCAAGACCCGCGTCATCGCCACTCTGGGCAACTACACCGGCACTCCCAAACCGTTCGCGTGGTTCGATCCAGGCTCCGCGAAACCGCTCATCTTGTTCGACGATGATGTTTCGCCCGCGATTCGGCTTCCTTTTCCGTTTCGATTTTACGGCAAGGTCTATGAAGAAGTGTTTGTAGGCGCCAATGGGATCATGGGGTTTCGGTCAGAAGGTCTCGAATTCCGCGCCAATACAACCCTGCCCACCCTCGCTCCACCCAACGCGATTCTCTGCCCCTACTGGGACAACCTCAACCCAGGGTTGAGCGGGGAAGTCACCACCACGACGATCGGCACCGCACCGGACCGCCGATTTGTCACCACATGGTCCCAAGTCCCTCTCAACCTCGGAGGACTGCCCCTGACCTTCCAGGCTATTTTGGAGGAAGGCACGGGCAATATCGTTTTTCAGTATCTCGAAGTTCATCCCGAGAGTTTTCGAGCCGGAGGATTGGGCGCCACGGTGGGCGTCGAGAGCGAATCGGGTGAGATTGGGTACCGCTACTCCTTCAATGGCGCACCCCGAACACTCACCAACCATCAAGCTATCCTCATTCAACCGCGATTCTCTCCCGGCATGAGAGTCACTCCGGCAGGGTCGATCTCCGTCTCGGGTCCTCCAGGAGGTCCGTTCTCCCCCGCCTCCGCGTCCGTTCAGTTGGAGAACCTCGGTCAAACTCCCCTCCAGTGGCGCGCCCGCCTAAGCGCAAGCTGGTTAAGCCTCTTGCCGGTCAGCGGCACCCTGGAAGCCGGAGCCAGAGCCACCCTGACCCTGTCGATCGAAGATACCGCGAAAGAACTCCCAGCCGGAAATCACCTCGACATCATCGAGATCTTTAATGAGTCCAATGGGATTGGCAACGCCCGCATTCCCGTGACGCTCTCGATCCAGGGCCAAGCGGGAGAGCTTGTCCTGTCCCAAGACGCGGAGTTCTCCGCTTCTGGACCCGCCGGAGGACCCTTCACTCCATCCAGCCGTGTTTACACCCTGTCGAACAAAGGCGATGCACCGATTCAGTGGAAATCCACCTCGACCACAACCTGGATCACGCTTTCCCCGAATCAAGGCACGCTCGGACCCGGAGAATCCGCAGCCCTCCTCTCGCGGCTCACACCCGACGCCGAAGACCTCCCCACCGGCTCCCATCGCGCCGAAATTCAAGTGACGAATCTCTCCACGGGACGCGGCGGAGGCATCCGCCTCATCAATCTCCAAGTGCTCCCTCCCGCACCCCCTCGACTCTCACTCGAATCCGATAGTTTCGGTCTCCACCTCACCATCTTGTTTCGCCCACAGGCGACGGTCAGGATCGAGTCATCCCCTGACCTCACGAGGTGGACGTCCCTCCAGACCGGAACCACCTCCGGCGATGGGGCGTTGCAGGTGGACTTGCCTGTTCAATTCCAAGGCAATCTCTTCCTCCGGGCGATCGCACAACCTTGAATGACCGCCATTCTCATTTCGGGGAGCGCGGCTGTGTCGGAGACCAGACGCAGCGCACGGACAGCTCTGCGGACTCCAGATTTTTCAAGGTGCTGCACCGGGTCGAAGGACGACACAGTCACGCTCCGGGGCCAAATGAGAACGACTGCTTGAGTGAGCCCTCATGAATGCCCCTCGCTTCATTCATGTGCTGCGTTGAATATCGTTCAACGAGGTCTTACAGAGGTTTCAATCCGTGACGCGATTCAAGCCAAGGAATGGGCGATGCCCACGGCGACGGAATCCTGCATTCAATCTCAAAGGGATTGTGTCCTCCAGCCCAAGGTCGCGAGGAACGAGCTACCTTGGTTCCCTGTTTGGAAATGAATTCAACTGCAACGCGGTTGTGCATGAAACTCGATGGGGAACTTTTCCAAACCCAGTCGAATGTAAAATCAGACATCCTGACCCCAAGCGGGAGATACGGGACGGGTGCAGAAGGGATGTGAGACCAGAGTGACGTGAAGCGGCTCAGTCGCAAGCAGGAGGCTTGCCAGCTATGAGCCGGTGGTTGAGAAGCGCAGCGACGATACCACCGGTCCGCCGAGTCCCCAAGCATGTGCATCCCGGAGGGATGCCAGCGTCGCAGGTGCCCATACCCGGGGTGTGCGGATTTCAGGTCTCCAGGGCCGATTCTTCATGGGCAAGGGGCGGACCGCTCATCCCTGAGATTCCTGCCTCCTGACTTCGAGCCCAGATAATTCATACTGAGTTTGAATCCGCGACAGTGTGCCGCGTGAGGGCACCCGGCCTACAATCGCGCCTGCCTCTTTGTTTGTAGGCCCGGTGTCCTCACCGGGCGTCCCGTGCATGAAATAGGCGGGCTAGCAGCGAATATCTGGTGAGACGGGAACATTCTTGAGACCACCGCAGCCGTTCCCCAAATGCAGGTCGTTGATCATTCCGGTCTGATACTCCCGTGGTGGCTGAAGAAACAGCTCGAACGTATTGCATCCTTTGGACCGAGGATTTGACGCAGGGCTTCATCCAGCACTTCGTCCCGGTTCATCCGGTGGTAATGTCGAAGTCGCCGGGACCGAAACTACCATGAGCCATGGAGTAGTCCGCACCTGGTGAAGCCCACGACACTCCCAGTCTCGGATAGAACTGACCTTCGCCATCGTTCCAGTCGATTGTTCCATTCTGACTTCGAAACAAAACGAACCGTAACCAGAACGCAACCTGGACAGTCTCCATCATTATCTCGGCCATCAACCGAAGCGAAACTGACATGATCCCACTGCTATGAACTCCAAGTCCCTGTTCACCATCGCTCTCCTCCTCGCTGCCACCTTGATCCCTCTTCAAGCCGGTCCCAAAGAGGATGCTCTCGCCGCGGCAAAGCGCCTTACCGAAAAGGGTTACGCGTGGAAAACCAGCTCGGAAAACGCCGGGGGTGGAGGAGGCGGAGGGGGTGGCCGCGGGGGGCGGCGTGGGTTCGGCGCCAGTGAAGGCAAAATCGCAGCCGACGGCACCGCTTCGGTCACGGTCCCGGGCCGGGAAGCCAACACGGAAGCCGTCATCAAAGGCGATAAGTTTGCCATAAAACGAGCCGAAGGCTGGCAGAATGCCGCCGATCTTGAGGCCAACGCGGACCAAGGAGGCGGCGGGGGCCGCGGACGTTTCGGAACGATGATGTTCCGCAATTTCAAGGCGCCGGCCGCACGCGCCCAGGACCTGCTCGGCCAAACCAAAGAGTTGAAGGCCGAGGAAGGAGTCATCTCCGGCGAGCTCACTGAGGAAGGCGCGAAATCGCTGATGGCTTTCGGCGGACGAGGCGGTGGCGGCGGTCCCGAAATCAACGGCGCCAAAGGCTCGGTCAAGCTGTGGATCAAAGACGGCGTGCTGCTCAAGATGGAGACCAAGGTTCAGGGCAAAATGAGCTTCAACGGGAATGACATCGACATCGACCGCACCTCAACCACCGAGTTCAAAGACGTCGGAACCACCCAAGTGACCATTCCCGAAGAAGCGAAGAAGAAGCTGTCGTAACAAACCGGCTCCATCGGAAATCGAAGCAACCGCGATCCCGATCGAAATCCGACGGGTCAGTTCGTAGGTTCCAGCCCAGAACTTGCAGGACGAAGGGCGGGTGGTTCGCGGCGCGGGTTCTCTCCATCTGGATCCGGTGCGTGTAGGAAGCTTGCGGTTGGGGAAGGAAAGAGACGACGGATGGGGCCGTGAGGTTCCTGCGGTATCGGTTGGTGGAAGTGGTGCGGCCGATCACGGGGTTGAGATACGCCACGGTGTTGGAGGGAATCAAGCGCTTCGCCTCGGCGGAGGCAGCGGATGCCGAGCGCCAGCGTTTCTTGAAGAAACTGCCGCGCGCTATGTCACCTATCTTGACTTGACCGCATTGCATTTCCGGGTGCGGCGCTTCTCGGTGGGTTGAGGGGATCGGTTTTAGTTCATGACGCTCCGGCGGGGAATTGATCCGCTGGATTTCTTGAATCGACTTTCGGCAAATCGGGCCGATAACGTTGCGTCATGTTCCACCGCGTTCCTGCCCTGCCGATTGGGCTTCTTCTCACGCTGTCCGCGCTCTGCCTCTTTCTGGAAGACGTATCCGCTGCCTCGAGTCGCGCTCGTCGAATCCTCTACAACCTGGATGGCGATTCGTGCATGACGCTCAAAGCCGGGCGCAGCGGTCCCGGCCCGATCACCACGACCGACCTCACGAACCTTGTCGCCGAACTTACGCTGCCCGGCAGTCAGCTCGACACCCTGCTCGTCTGCGTGAATGCGCAGGTGATGTATTACCCGACCAAGGTCGGCACTCTGCGCGGGACGCTCTCCATGCCGGAGGAGCGGGCGAAATGGTCCGCGCACGAGCAGCAGCGGTTCGAGAACATGCAGGCATTCTTTAACGCGGGCGTGGATCCCTACGCGGTGATTCTAAGTGAAGCGAGGCGTCGCGGGCTCGAAGCATTGCTCACCTTCCGTATGAATGACGCCCACGGCAACGATTTCCTTCGCACGGCATTTTGGCGCGATCATCCGCAATTCAGACTCGGCAACGGCGCGCTCGACTTCGGCTCCGAGACCGTGCGCGATTACGTTTTCCGCCTGATCGAAGAAGCTGTCCAACGCTACGACTGCGATGGCCTCGAACTGGATTTCCAGCGTTTCCCGACGTTCTTCAAGACCGGCACGCCCGAGGAAAACACGGCAAAGATCAACAGCTTCGTCGAGCGCGTGCGCCAGCTCCTCAATGCTGAAGGGGCGAAGCGTGGCCGCCAGCTCGTCCTCTCGGCGCGTGTGCCCTCCGACTATGGACAGACGCGGCCGACTTACCAGCAGGCGCGGTCGCAGACCAAGTCCTGTGATCCCGCTGAGTGGGCGCGGCGCGGCTGGATCGATTTTCTCACCGTGAGCGAATTCCTCTTCACCACCGAAACGCTCGACCTGAAGTCCTGGCGCCGGCACGTGAAGAGCATTCCCATCTACGGCGCGATTCAACCGGAGACGAAACCTTCGCGCAATGAGGGGCGTTGCGAGTTCTGCCTCGGACCGGAGGGCTATCCCAAGTTCGCGAGAGAAAGATGGGCCGATGGTGCGGATGGCATTTACCTCTTCAACTTCTTCACGAGTCGTGAATGGCGTGAACCGATCGAGCCGCCTTTCGAGGTACTGGCCCAAATCGGCGATCCGAAAACACTCGCACTTGCCACCGATGCGCAGACCCGCCGCGTGGCCGGCCTCACTACCGTGTATCGGCACAACTCGCACGCGGATGTCATCCTGAGCCGGTTGCTCCTCACGGACACGCTGGATGGGAAGGGGAAAAATTCGCCGCTCCAGCTCGTTTCGCTCTACACCGATCAACGTCCGCCGAACGACACCAGCCGTTTGCTCGCGGCGTCGCATCGTTTTCCGATCTACACCAATATCGCGGACGCACTCACTCTGGACACCGGGAATCTGGCGGTCGATGGCGTGTTGCTCATCGCCGAACACGGTGATTACCCACGCTCACCGACGGGTAACACGCAGTATCCCAAGCGGCGCTTCTGGGACGAGATCCTCAAAGTGTTCCGCGCGAGCCGCCGTGTCGTCCCGGTCTTCATCGACAAGCATCTCGCGGACAATTGGACGGACGCGAAATACATTTACGACACCGCAAAGGAATTGAACATTCCGCTGCTCGCCGGTTCGTCCGTGCCCGGTTCGTGGCGGCATCCGGCGGCGGATGTCGAGCGCGGCGCGGCTCTGGAGGAAATCGTGATGATCACGTTCGGTTCCACCGACCACTACGGATTCCACGGACTCGAATGCTTGCAATCTGTCGTCGAGCAACGGGGCGGCGGCGAAACCGGCGTTCGAGCCGTGCAATGCCTGGCCGGAAATGCCGTGTGGGTGGCGCGCGACGCAAAGCAGTTCGACTCCGAGCTGCTTGACATGGCACTTAGTCGCCAATCGAATCGCCGCGCGACCCGGCAGTCCCTCAGCGATCTCGTCAAGGAACCCATCCTGTGGCGGATTGAATATCGCGATGGACTGAAAGCAACGGTCCTCGAGCTGAACGGGGCGGTGAACGAGTGGACCGGTGCGTGGCGTTACCAAAAGGACCGGCGAATCGAGTCCACTCAGTTTTGGACGCAGGAGGGCAGGCCCGCCGCGCACTTCACGCTCCTTCTGAACACAATCGAGAGCATGATCCTCACAGGTCGGCCGCTGCAGAGGGTCGAGCGAACGCTGATGACCAGCGGCCTGCTCGACGCGCTGCTACAATCGCAACTGGAAGGTCAAACGAGGAAGGAAACACCGTATCTCGAATTTGGCTACCAACCCATTTGGCGCTGGCAGCAGCCTGCACCTCCGCCGCTCAGCCGGCCTTGGAGCGAACAATGAAACAAGAGTTTGATAGGGTTAGGGACGAGGGATGGGACCTCGCCCCTCCCTCGATAAGGCAACCGGTGCATCCAGAGGTTGTCGGTGACCGGGTTGTCTTGGTAACGCAGACAGCCCTGTCTGCTGTATCGCAGGCTGCCCAGCCTGCGGGGCGGCGAAGGGAACCAGGCGCGTGGACGAAAAGACAACGGAAGACAACGGGGTCAAGTCTACAATATTGACATACGAGTGTCTGTGGTGGCTTGCTGGAGGGTGCCATGTCACGGGCCTTGCGCATTGTGGTGACCGAAGGATGGTATCACGTGGTCAACCGCGGACAGCGGCGGGAGTAGATCTTTTCATGCGGACGATGACCGGCGACGTTTTCTCGGCTTGGTGGCCGAACTGCCGGATCAATTCGGGGTGGACATCCACGCGTTCGTCCTGATGGACAATCATGACCATCTCCTGGTGCGAACCCCCGAACCGAACTTGAGTCAGGCCATCCGCTGGTTGCAGGTGAGTTATGTCAGCCGTTTCAACTAGGGTCATCGGACCGTCGACCACTTGTTTCAAGGGCGGTTCAAAGCCCAAATTTTGCAGGACGAAGGGCGCGTGATTCGTGTCGCGCGGTATCTCCATCTGAATCCTGTGCGTGTGGGATGTTTGGGGTTGGGAAAGGGATGGGCCGAT is a genomic window containing:
- a CDS encoding PKD domain-containing protein, giving the protein MIRLAPNQARRRNNHPQSAFPCIPWYALVGLRILAILFLVPVDPTRVWSATGPEKPARLLVMPRPGVAQADLDRFHTRHRLKLLRSHLALGNLQVLELPRGISPAEAAQACAREGLAVFAEPDAKIRAHALPNDPKVQSGEQWHLHNRGLSGGRVGADIQAVRAWDSLRDASSIIVAVVDSGIHYTHEDLAANMWRNPGEIPGNGRDDDRNGLIDDVHGLNAAGDNGDPMDTNGHGTHVAGIIGAVGNNGKGGSGVAWKVQLMACRFLVEDGEGNISDAIRCLDYARSKGAQVINCSWGTTANSAALSAAVDRLRTAGIIVVVSAGNEEADNDQVGEYPANFPHDNLVVVAATTASDRLASFSNFGASRVDLGAPGMAIHSTWNSSDTAYTVLSGTSMSAPMVSGALALLRARFPSESPPQLIDRLISTSDSLPDLAGKSVSGGRLNLRRALEETLFADFSVSTLLGSPPLMVSFTNTSRGEATAIRWDFGDGASSTDTQPSHTFEFEGNFTVTLKVTGTNGVQSVKTRVIATLGNYTGTPKPFAWFDPGSAKPLILFDDDVSPAIRLPFPFRFYGKVYEEVFVGANGIMGFRSEGLEFRANTTLPTLAPPNAILCPYWDNLNPGLSGEVTTTTIGTAPDRRFVTTWSQVPLNLGGLPLTFQAILEEGTGNIVFQYLEVHPESFRAGGLGATVGVESESGEIGYRYSFNGAPRTLTNHQAILIQPRFSPGMRVTPAGSISVSGPPGGPFSPASASVQLENLGQTPLQWRARLSASWLSLLPVSGTLEAGARATLTLSIEDTAKELPAGNHLDIIEIFNESNGIGNARIPVTLSIQGQAGELVLSQDAEFSASGPAGGPFTPSSRVYTLSNKGDAPIQWKSTSTTTWITLSPNQGTLGPGESAALLSRLTPDAEDLPTGSHRAEIQVTNLSTGRGGGIRLINLQVLPPAPPRLSLESDSFGLHLTILFRPQATVRIESSPDLTRWTSLQTGTTSGDGALQVDLPVQFQGNLFLRAIAQP